A genomic window from Acinetobacter lwoffii includes:
- a CDS encoding ArsR/SmtB family transcription factor, whose product MKTDFEITTMRDSAEQVVGILKSLANTDRLLILCHLSQAELNVSEIEEITEIKQPTLSQQLMMLRKSDVVDTRRDGKQIYYSIKDQNLIVVLNTLYRLYCGNPAK is encoded by the coding sequence ATGAAAACCGATTTTGAAATCACGACTATGCGCGATTCAGCAGAACAGGTCGTCGGCATTTTAAAATCTCTGGCCAATACCGACCGTCTTCTCATTTTATGTCATCTGTCTCAAGCGGAACTGAATGTTTCAGAAATTGAGGAAATAACTGAGATTAAACAGCCGACTCTTTCTCAGCAGCTCATGATGCTGCGTAAAAGCGATGTAGTAGACACCCGACGCGACGGCAAACAGATTTATTATTCAATTAAAGATCAAAATTTGATTGTAGTCTTAAACACTCTTTATCGATTGTATTGCGGCAATCCAGCTAAATAA